The bacterium genomic sequence AGCGCAATCGAATTGACGGAAGCGGACATAGGAAACATCGTTTTAACAAATGATCCCAAATCAAATATTGTAGAGATCGAACCAAAGAAGTAAACCGCAGGAAATCTACTACATCGGTCCAGTTTTGTCTTCTCTTTGTCGATTGCAAGTCTTTTATATTTTTCTTGATAAGTTTTCGAAAGAATCGATTGAATATAGCACTCAGGAGGTGTTGGATAACGCCCGTAGAAACAAAGTAGAGACGTTACAATAGCAACCATATCGAGATAAAGTACCGTTCGTACAAAATCGCCCGGCCTGAACTCCATTGAATGGCTCTGATTCAACCTGAAAGAGCTTTTCTTCAACTACAACCTCACTCAAAAAGTACCCTTAATGGTAATGAATCGACAACACTACTTGGCATTGTGATAACCCGACAAACCTGAAGAACAAGAGATCTTTGAAATGTATTTTGTTGTATAATTATGGCATAGTTCACATGTTTTGCTAACTGACCGCAAGCGTAGTTTTCACGAGAGAGAGTTAACACCTTGGCTTAAGGAGCGGGAACAGTGATCGTATTGGAATCTAAAGCGACAGCACCAATGCGCGTTAAAGCTCGACCATCCAATACTGCACCCGTATTGAGTGTAATCGACTGATCCGCCATAATCGTTCCCTTGAAGACCGATGTCGAACCAAGGGTAGCGGAAGAGCCAACTTGCCA encodes the following:
- a CDS encoding ice-binding family protein, yielding MASTLTTTSGRQIILSGGAQEKNIYWQVGSSATLGSTSVFKGTIMADQSITLNTGAVLDGRALTRIGAVALDSNTITVPAP